The genomic stretch GTCTGGGGCGGGGCCAGGCGATTTCACGTGGCGGGCGGGCCATATCGCTCCGCCGCCGGGTGTTGAGCGCGGAGCCCCCGCCGCCTCCGGGCGTGATAGAGGGGGCGCCGCCCATGCCCATGAGCAAGCCCCAGCGCCTTCAGAAGCTCGCCGCCGCCGTCTTCACCACCATGGACGAGGCGCGCAAGCGCAAGCTCGCCACCGGTGCCGACGTCATCAACCTGTCCATCGGCAGCCCGGATCTCCCTCCCGCCCCGCACATCACCGAGGCCATGGCCCAGGCCATCCGCGACCCGGGCAACTACGGCTACCCGATGCGCGACCTGCCCGCCTTCCGCGAGGCCGTCGCCGGTTGGTACCAGCGCCGCTTCGGCGTGGCGCTCGACCCGGATACCGAGGTGCTGGGGCTCACCGGCTCCCAGGAGGGCCTGGCCCACATCACCCAGGCGGTCACCGATCCGGGAGACCTCGTGCTGGTGCCCGACCCCGGCTATCCCATCTACACCGCCGGGCCCGTGCTGGCCGGAGCGGAGCTCTACCCCGTGCCCCTGAAGGCCGAGAGCGGGTACCTCCCGGACCTGGAGGCCCTGCCCGAGGACGTGAAGCGGCGGGCGAAGCTGCTCATCCTCAACTACCCGAGCAACCCGTTGGCCGCCGTCGTCCGGCCCGGCTTCTTCGAGCAGGCGGTCGCCTTCGCGCGCAAGTACGGCACCGTCATCCTGCATGACGCCGCCTACAGCGAGCTGTCCTTCGATGGCTACCGGCCTCCCAGCTTCCTGGAGACGCCGGGCGCCAGGGAGGTGGGCCTGGAGTTCAACTCCCTGTCCAAGACGTACAACCTCGCGGGAGCCCGCATCGCCTACGCCGTGGGCAACGCGCGGCTCCTCGGGCTGCTGGCGGAGGTGAAGGCCCACCTCGACTACGGCCTCTTCCGGCCCATCCAGGCCGCCGCCGTCGCCGCGCTGAACGGGCCCCGGCAGTGCGTGGACGACATGGCCGCCACCTACCAGCGCCGCCGGGACGTGCTGGTGGATGGGCTCAACCGGCTGGGCTGGGCCGTCCCCAAGCCGAAGGCCACCATGTTCTGCTGGGCCCCCGTGCCGCGCGGCTTCGAGTCCAGTCTCTCCTTCGCCATGGCGCTGTTGGAGCAGGCCGCCGTCACCGTGGTGCCCGGCAGTGGTTTCGGCTCCATGGGGGAGGGGCATGTGCGCATCGCTCTCGTGCAGAGCGAGGCACGGCTGGCCGAGGCCGTCGAGCGCATCGGCCGCTCGGGCATCCTGAACCAGCGCGCGGCGTAGCCCGGGGCGGGAGCTCGCTCCGTGGCCACCGGTCCGCGCGATGTGGCCGCCCGGCCACGTCGCCCGGCCTCGAAGGGACCGCGACCGTGGCTGGGAGGAGCCTTTCCTGGGCTCGTCCGCCTGTCCGGCCATCGGCACGCCGCGTGCTTTGGGGGACGGTATCCCTCATCCGCAGGTGCCCTCATGCGCTGGTTCAAGTCCCTCGCCGCCTCGCTGTGCCTCGCCGCCTCCACCGCTGGAGCCGCGGCGCCCGAGGTCATCATCACCCCGCAGAGCAGCCAGTTCCCCTTCGTCAAGCTCACCGTCAACGTGCGCGATCGCGGCACGGGCAAGCGCATTGGCGGGCTCACCCGCGAGGCCTTCTCCATCCGCGAGGACATGAGCCCCGGAGAGCTCGTCTCCTTCGAGGAGCAGCGCCTGGAGGGCACCGCCACCTCTTCTCCGGTGGACGTCGTCTTCGTCTTCGACCAGACGGGCAGCATGAGCGAGGAGATCGCCGGCCTGGTGGAGCGCTCGCGTCAGTTCGCGGACATCCTCGGCAACAGCGGCTTCGACTTCCGGCTCGCGCTCGTCTCGTACTCGGATAGCGTCGAGCGCGTGTTTTCGTACACCTCCGACGTGGAGGCGTTCAAACGGCAGCTCTCGAAGCTGACGGCGGATGGCGGAGGGGACGAGCCGGAGAACCAGCTCGACGCGCTCGTGGAGGCCTCGAAGCTGCCGCACCGGCCGGGCGCGAAGAAGGTCTTCCTGCTCGTCACCGACGCGTCCTTCCATTCCAGCGATTCGGTTACCTCCCGCACCGCGCAAGGCGTCGTGGAGTCGCTCCAGTCCAAGGGGGTGCAGCTCCACGTGGTGGGGCCCGACCTGGAGCCCTACCACTGGATGCCGGAGCGGCTGGGTGGCACCTTCTTCGACAAGGACGCGGGTGACTTCCGGGAGATCGTCCGCTCGCTCGCGGGCGGCGTCGCGGTGAACTACGTCGTCAGCTACCGCAGCCCCCGGCCGCAGGACGACGCCACCCGGCGCGCCGTGGAGGTGCGGGTGAAGGTGGGCAAGGACACCGGGCTCGACGTGACGCAGTACCGGGCGCCGAGCTGGGTCACCGCCAGCTCCCGCATGGACTTCTTCGCGGGCGAGGAGAGCCGGTACGCGCCGCTCCACGTGGTGGACGGCTCGCCGGACACGGTGTGGGCCGAGGGCGTGCCCGGCCAGGGCATCGGTGAGTGGCTCCACATGCGCTTCGAGAAGCAGGAGTCCGTGAGCCGCGTGGCCCTGACTCCGCCGCCTGCCGGCTACGGGTGCCCCAAGGAGGTGCGGCTCTCGCTCGGGAGCTACAGCAAGGTCATCACCCTGGAGAAGGGCAAGGGCCGGCAGGAGTTCGAGCTGTCCCCCTCGGTCTCCGCGGGCTCGCTGGAGCTGGAGATCGTCAGCGTGCACGGCGGCTCGGACCTGACGGGACTCGCCGAGGTGCAGGTGTACACGGGCGAGCCGCCGGCGCTGCTCGAGCGCATCTCCCGCTCGCGCCGCACGGTGGCGGAGGCGGACAGCTCGCAGTCGCTGAACAAGAAGGGCGAGCAGCTCTACCACCAGGGCAAGCTGAAGGAGTCGATCGCGCTCTACCAGCAGGCGGTGGACAAGGATCCGTCGCACGCGCAGGCCTACAGCAACCTGGGACTGGCGTACCAGAAGGTGGGCGACTTCCCGAACGCCATCTGGGCCAACCGCAAGGCGATCGCGCTCGCGCGGGGCTCCGGAAAGAATGGAGTGATGGCCAGCTCGTACTACAACATCGCGCGCATCTTCGAGGCCCAGGGAGACTGGAAGCAGGCCGAGCAGAACTTCTGGTGGGCGAACCAGAACCGGCCCATGAAGGTCTACGACGACGCGATCCTGCGCATGCAGCGCAAGCAGGGCGAGGCCGAGGCCGCGAGGTAGCGCTCACGCCCCACGTCTCCCGAGAGGACTCCCTTCCCATGTTCCGTCCGTTCCGACTGCTGACCGCGCTCCTCTGCGTCCCGCTGCTCGCGTCTTCCGCCCACGCGGCGGGCCTGAAGGTGTCCGTGACCGAGCGCGCCCACTGGCCCTGGCCGCTGGAGTCCCCCAGTGCCTTCGATGTGGCCTCCCGCGCGGAGATCGCCGTGTTCGTCGAGGCGCTGGCGGACTCCGACACGCGAGCGGGAGCCTCGGGCGACGCCGCGTCGGTGGCGCGGTGGAAGGAGTGGATGAGGAAGGTGCTGGTGGAGAACTTCGCGAAGGCCCGGGAGACGTGCACCGCCGGGGCGCTCTTCTGCGAGGGCCAGGTGCCCGCGAGCTGGGAGGCTCTGGTCACCACCGCACGGACGGGCCTCGGGAAGCTGCCGGCGGAGCTGTCGCCGTGGTACGCGGAGCAGAAGCCCTTCCACCAGGGCTACCTGTACGAGCAGGTCCGGCTCGCGGGGTTGTTCCCGAGGGTGACGAGCGAGATCTTCCCGCTGGCGTCCTCCGAGCGCTTCGGTCTCGAGCTGCCGGATCGGCACTTCCTGCTCACCTTCGACGACGGCCCCACGCCCAGGGACGGTGGCACGGACAGGCTCACCACGCGGCTCCGGGCCGAGGGCATCCACGCGGCCTTCTTCCTGCTGGGCACCCAGTACGACTCCCGGCGGAAGGCGGCCCCGGTGGAGCAGTTCCGGGCGCTCTACGCGGGGATGTGCGTCGGCTCGCATGGGCAGGAGCACCGCTCCCACGCCACCTGGGCCGGCGCGGTGAAGGGAATGGAGTCCTTCCACGCCCGGCTCGCGGAGAGCCTGCCGGAGGGCCAGGAGAAGCTGACGCTGTTCCGCCCGCCATACGGCCAGCGCAACGCGTCCTTCCTCCAGGCCCTGGAGCACGGCGGAATGAAGAGCGTCCTGTGGAACATCGACTCCCAGGACTGGCACGCGCGCATCACGGGCTCGAGGGCCGCCGGGCGCGTGCTGTCACTGATGCTGCTGTGGCGGCACGGGAACATCCTGTTCCACGACATCCACCCGAAGGCGCTCGAGGCACTCCCACGCATCTGGCGCGAGACGCGTGGCTCGGGCGTGAGCTGGGCGGACTGCCGCGAGGAGTAGGGGAGTCCCTAGGGGAGTCCCGGGCTCCCACTCCGAGGCGCTCACGCGAGCATGTAACGGTAGAGCACCTCCGCGGCGCACGCCGGCTTGGACTCGCCTTCGATCTCGATGCTCGCGAGCAGCTGGGCCTCGACACCCTTGGGAATGTCCTTGAGCTCGGCCAGCTTGAGGCTCAGCCGGTAGCGGGCGCCCAGCTTGAGCGGGGCGGGGAAGCGGACCTTGTTGAGGCCGTAGTTCAGCACGAGCGCGAAGCCGCGGATCTCCACGACCTCGAAGAACAGCCCCGCGATGCGCGAGACGCTGAAGTACCCATGGGCGATGGGCACTCCAAAGGGAGACTCGCGCTGGCACCGCTCGCGGTCCAGGTGGATCCACTGGAAGTCCCCCGTGGCCTCGGCGAAGCGCACGATGTCCTCGTACGCGAGCTCCTTCCACTCGGAGGCGCCGAGCTGCTGCCCGACCAGCGCCTTGAGTCCATCCAGTCCGTCGATGATCGTCTTGTTGGGCATGCGCCGCCCATAGCATGCACGGGGCCCCCCTGTCTGGAGGGCTCCCGCGCTCACCGCCGTTTGCTGCTCACTGCAGGAACGGCGTGTTCTCGGCGAAGTACTCGTGGTTGTCCGCGTTGTCGAGGGCGTTGGTCGGGTTGGTGAGCGCCAGGTTCTTGGCGCCGGCCTGTCCGTACACGTGATCATCCGTGCCCGCGACGACGGTGAAGTGGCTCATCTCGTGGATGAGCGTGCCGCCCTTGGAATCCGTGCCGGTCATTGGCGCGGACCAGAAGGCGCTGCACACGTAGATGGTGTAGGGCTGGTTCGGGTACACGTAGGCGTAATAGTTCTTCTTGCAGCCGCAATCGATGGTGATTGGCTTTGTGTCGAAGCCGTCCTTGATCTTGGCGAAGTGGCTCTGCGCGGTGCTCCAGCCGCTGGTGGAGAAGGCCCCGAACCAGGTGGAGTAGCGCGGCGTGCCCGAGGGCGTGGTGCCGGTGAGGTAGGCGTTCGAGTCGTTGGCCATGGCGCTGGCGGCGTTGATGGCCTCGATGATGGTGGACTGCTGCGTGGTGGAGCAGCGGCCGCTGAACGAGAGG from Archangium lipolyticum encodes the following:
- a CDS encoding NADase-type glycan-binding domain-containing protein; this translates as MRWFKSLAASLCLAASTAGAAAPEVIITPQSSQFPFVKLTVNVRDRGTGKRIGGLTREAFSIREDMSPGELVSFEEQRLEGTATSSPVDVVFVFDQTGSMSEEIAGLVERSRQFADILGNSGFDFRLALVSYSDSVERVFSYTSDVEAFKRQLSKLTADGGGDEPENQLDALVEASKLPHRPGAKKVFLLVTDASFHSSDSVTSRTAQGVVESLQSKGVQLHVVGPDLEPYHWMPERLGGTFFDKDAGDFREIVRSLAGGVAVNYVVSYRSPRPQDDATRRAVEVRVKVGKDTGLDVTQYRAPSWVTASSRMDFFAGEESRYAPLHVVDGSPDTVWAEGVPGQGIGEWLHMRFEKQESVSRVALTPPPAGYGCPKEVRLSLGSYSKVITLEKGKGRQEFELSPSVSAGSLELEIVSVHGGSDLTGLAEVQVYTGEPPALLERISRSRRTVAEADSSQSLNKKGEQLYHQGKLKESIALYQQAVDKDPSHAQAYSNLGLAYQKVGDFPNAIWANRKAIALARGSGKNGVMASSYYNIARIFEAQGDWKQAEQNFWWANQNRPMKVYDDAILRMQRKQGEAEAAR
- a CDS encoding polysaccharide deacetylase family protein, whose product is MFRPFRLLTALLCVPLLASSAHAAGLKVSVTERAHWPWPLESPSAFDVASRAEIAVFVEALADSDTRAGASGDAASVARWKEWMRKVLVENFAKARETCTAGALFCEGQVPASWEALVTTARTGLGKLPAELSPWYAEQKPFHQGYLYEQVRLAGLFPRVTSEIFPLASSERFGLELPDRHFLLTFDDGPTPRDGGTDRLTTRLRAEGIHAAFFLLGTQYDSRRKAAPVEQFRALYAGMCVGSHGQEHRSHATWAGAVKGMESFHARLAESLPEGQEKLTLFRPPYGQRNASFLQALEHGGMKSVLWNIDSQDWHARITGSRAAGRVLSLMLLWRHGNILFHDIHPKALEALPRIWRETRGSGVSWADCREE
- a CDS encoding aminotransferase class I/II-fold pyridoxal phosphate-dependent enzyme; translation: MSKPQRLQKLAAAVFTTMDEARKRKLATGADVINLSIGSPDLPPAPHITEAMAQAIRDPGNYGYPMRDLPAFREAVAGWYQRRFGVALDPDTEVLGLTGSQEGLAHITQAVTDPGDLVLVPDPGYPIYTAGPVLAGAELYPVPLKAESGYLPDLEALPEDVKRRAKLLILNYPSNPLAAVVRPGFFEQAVAFARKYGTVILHDAAYSELSFDGYRPPSFLETPGAREVGLEFNSLSKTYNLAGARIAYAVGNARLLGLLAEVKAHLDYGLFRPIQAAAVAALNGPRQCVDDMAATYQRRRDVLVDGLNRLGWAVPKPKATMFCWAPVPRGFESSLSFAMALLEQAAVTVVPGSGFGSMGEGHVRIALVQSEARLAEAVERIGRSGILNQRAA
- a CDS encoding MaoC family dehydratase; this encodes MPNKTIIDGLDGLKALVGQQLGASEWKELAYEDIVRFAEATGDFQWIHLDRERCQRESPFGVPIAHGYFSVSRIAGLFFEVVEIRGFALVLNYGLNKVRFPAPLKLGARYRLSLKLAELKDIPKGVEAQLLASIEIEGESKPACAAEVLYRYMLA